In the genome of Hymenobacter cellulosivorans, one region contains:
- the ileS gene encoding isoleucine--tRNA ligase, translating into MNYPEYKQPLNYGQVGTDILAWWKQNGIFEKSVSTREGQPTFVFYEGPPSANGAPGIHHVMARTVKDIFCRYQTLLGKQVSRKGGWDTHGLPIELQVEKELGITKEDIGKKISIEDYNQRCRETVMRFKAQWDDLTEKMGYWVDLDDPYITFEPEYIESCWALLKKLYDKGLLYKGYTIQPYSPAAGTGLSSHELNQPGTYRDVKDTTIVAQFKVKQDEKSAQLLAGAENVPTYILAWTTTPWTLPANTGLAVGKNISYVLVRTFNPYTYAPIRVVLAEALVGRHFSEKGKDTSLEDYKAGDKVLPWRIEATFKGSDLVGVNYERLFGHDKGFPAFEGEERAFRVINGDFVTTEDGTGIVHISPTFGADDFRAAALADVPALLVADDEGKLGPIVDRTGRYVAQMGEFGGRWVKNYDGHDQSGADYKTLDESIAIRMKGDGTAFKVEKYEHTYPHCWRTDKPVLYYPLDSWFIKTTAVKDRLIELNKTINWKPESTGTGRFGNWLENLVDWNLSRSRYWGTPLPIWRSQDGSEEICIGSIEQLSAEIDKAVAAEIMTHNPYRKVDGNWVMADGNEAESTKKIDLHRPYVDDIFLVSATGQAMYRETDLIDVWFDSGAMPYAQWHYPLENKDVFEKNFPADFIAEGVDQTRGWFFTLHALGVMLEDSVAFKNVMANGLVLDKNGNKMSKRLGNAVDPFATISQYGPDATRWYMIANAQPWDNLKFDLAGITEVQRRFFGTLFNTYSFYSLYANLDGFQATETGRVPHAELSELDRWILSKLQSLILEVRGYYDGYDPTKAARAIQDFVTDQLSNWHVRLSRRRFWKGELTTDKRAAYETLQECLVTVAQLMAPIAPFFAEWLYKNMTDGLRQEGNAQRWTAESVHLTLLVDADEARIDKALEERMELAQRISSLTHSLRKKSVLKVRQPLQRILVPVLNDTTREQVGKVEDLICAEVNVKHVEFLDDTSGVLVKSVKPNFKRLGQQYGPKLKVVGARIQQMTAEEISTLEKTGQLAVEIEGETYTLAPDDVEIRTDDLPGWLVATDGPLTVALDVTLTEELRQEGVARELVNRLQNLRKDSGLEVQDKIRVTLGQQPELEAAVQSFGDYIREEVQALALDFAPEISGGSVLEFDEYNVPVQLEVANG; encoded by the coding sequence ATGAACTACCCCGAATACAAGCAGCCGCTCAACTACGGCCAGGTCGGCACCGATATCCTGGCGTGGTGGAAGCAGAACGGCATCTTTGAGAAAAGCGTGAGCACCCGTGAAGGGCAGCCCACCTTCGTGTTCTATGAAGGTCCGCCTTCGGCCAACGGCGCCCCCGGCATTCACCACGTGATGGCCCGCACCGTGAAGGACATCTTCTGCCGCTACCAGACCCTGCTGGGCAAGCAGGTGTCGCGGAAAGGCGGCTGGGACACCCACGGCCTGCCTATTGAGCTGCAGGTGGAAAAGGAGCTGGGTATCACCAAGGAGGATATCGGCAAGAAAATCAGCATCGAGGACTACAACCAGCGCTGCCGTGAAACCGTGATGCGCTTCAAGGCCCAGTGGGACGACCTCACCGAGAAAATGGGCTACTGGGTGGACCTCGACGACCCCTACATCACCTTCGAGCCCGAGTACATCGAAAGCTGCTGGGCCCTGCTCAAAAAGCTCTACGACAAGGGCCTGCTCTACAAAGGCTACACCATCCAGCCCTACTCGCCGGCCGCCGGCACAGGCCTCAGCTCCCACGAACTGAACCAGCCCGGCACCTACCGCGACGTGAAGGACACGACCATCGTGGCCCAGTTCAAGGTGAAGCAGGATGAGAAATCAGCCCAGCTGCTTGCCGGCGCCGAGAACGTGCCAACCTACATCCTGGCCTGGACGACCACGCCCTGGACCTTGCCGGCTAACACCGGTCTGGCCGTGGGCAAAAACATCAGCTACGTGCTGGTACGCACCTTCAACCCCTACACCTACGCGCCCATCCGGGTAGTACTGGCCGAGGCGTTGGTAGGTCGTCACTTCTCCGAGAAAGGCAAGGATACTTCCTTGGAAGACTACAAAGCCGGCGACAAAGTGCTGCCCTGGCGCATCGAAGCCACCTTCAAAGGCTCCGACCTGGTTGGTGTGAATTACGAGCGGCTGTTCGGCCACGACAAAGGCTTTCCGGCCTTTGAAGGGGAGGAGCGCGCCTTCCGCGTCATCAACGGCGACTTCGTAACCACCGAAGACGGTACCGGCATTGTTCACATCTCGCCCACCTTCGGCGCCGACGACTTCCGCGCCGCGGCCCTGGCTGACGTGCCCGCCCTGCTCGTAGCTGATGATGAAGGCAAGCTGGGTCCCATCGTGGACCGCACCGGCCGCTACGTAGCCCAAATGGGCGAATTCGGCGGCCGCTGGGTGAAAAACTACGACGGCCACGACCAGAGCGGCGCCGACTACAAAACCCTCGACGAAAGCATTGCCATCCGCATGAAAGGCGACGGCACGGCCTTCAAAGTGGAGAAGTACGAGCACACCTACCCCCACTGCTGGCGCACCGACAAGCCCGTGCTTTACTACCCGCTCGACTCCTGGTTTATCAAGACCACGGCGGTGAAAGACCGGCTCATCGAGCTGAATAAAACCATCAACTGGAAGCCCGAAAGCACCGGCACCGGCCGCTTCGGCAACTGGCTGGAAAACCTGGTCGACTGGAACCTGAGCCGCTCCCGCTACTGGGGCACGCCGTTGCCCATCTGGCGCAGCCAGGACGGCTCCGAGGAAATCTGCATCGGCTCTATCGAGCAGCTTAGCGCCGAAATCGACAAGGCTGTAGCCGCCGAAATCATGACCCATAACCCCTACCGCAAGGTGGATGGCAACTGGGTGATGGCTGACGGCAACGAAGCTGAGTCGACCAAGAAAATCGACCTGCACCGCCCCTACGTGGACGATATTTTCCTGGTGAGTGCCACCGGCCAGGCCATGTACCGCGAAACCGACCTCATTGATGTGTGGTTCGACAGCGGCGCCATGCCCTACGCCCAGTGGCATTACCCGCTGGAAAACAAGGACGTGTTTGAGAAGAACTTCCCCGCCGACTTCATTGCCGAAGGCGTAGACCAGACCCGCGGCTGGTTCTTTACCCTGCACGCCCTGGGCGTAATGCTGGAGGATTCCGTGGCCTTCAAGAACGTTATGGCCAACGGCCTGGTGCTGGATAAAAACGGCAACAAGATGAGCAAGCGCCTCGGCAACGCCGTAGACCCGTTTGCCACCATCAGCCAGTACGGCCCCGACGCGACGCGCTGGTACATGATTGCCAACGCCCAGCCCTGGGACAACCTCAAGTTTGACCTGGCCGGCATCACCGAGGTGCAGCGCCGCTTCTTCGGCACGCTCTTCAACACCTACTCCTTCTACTCGCTCTACGCCAACCTCGACGGCTTCCAGGCCACCGAAACCGGCCGTGTGCCCCACGCCGAGCTCAGCGAGCTGGACCGCTGGATCCTGTCGAAGCTCCAGTCCCTCATCCTCGAAGTGCGGGGCTACTACGACGGCTACGACCCCACCAAGGCCGCCCGCGCCATCCAGGATTTCGTCACCGATCAGCTCTCCAACTGGCACGTGCGCCTCTCGCGCCGCCGTTTCTGGAAGGGCGAGCTGACCACTGATAAGCGTGCTGCCTACGAAACCCTGCAGGAATGCCTCGTGACCGTGGCCCAGCTCATGGCTCCCATTGCGCCCTTCTTCGCCGAATGGCTCTACAAGAACATGACCGACGGCCTGCGTCAGGAAGGCAACGCCCAGCGCTGGACCGCCGAATCGGTGCACCTGACGCTGCTCGTGGACGCCGACGAAGCCCGTATCGACAAGGCCCTGGAGGAACGGATGGAGCTGGCCCAGCGCATTTCTTCGCTCACGCACTCGTTGCGCAAGAAGTCGGTGCTGAAAGTGCGCCAGCCCTTGCAGCGCATCCTGGTGCCCGTGCTGAACGACACCACGCGGGAACAGGTTGGCAAGGTGGAAGATTTGATCTGCGCCGAGGTGAACGTGAAGCACGTGGAGTTTCTCGACGATACCAGCGGCGTGCTGGTGAAGTCGGTGAAGCCCAACTTCAAGCGTTTGGGTCAGCAATATGGTCCGAAACTGAAGGTAGTAGGGGCCCGGATTCAGCAGATGACGGCCGAGGAAATCAGCACCCTTGAGAAAACCGGACAGCTGGCCGTGGAAATCGAGGGTGAAACCTACACCCTGGCCCCCGACGACGTGGAAATCCGCACCGACGACTTGCCCGGCTGGCTCGTGGCTACCGACGGCCCGCTCACCGTGGCCCTCGACGTGACCCTAACCGAGGAGCTGCGTCAGGAAGGCGTGGCCCGCGAGCTGGTGAATCGTTTGCAGAACCTGCGCAAGGACAGCGGCCTGGAAGTGCAGGACAAAATCCGCGTGACGCTAGGTCAGCAGCCCGAGCTGGAAGCCGCCGTGCAGTCGTTCGGCGACTATATCCGGGAGGAAGTGCAGGCCCTGGCCCTGGATTTCGCGCCCGAAATCAGCGGCGGCTCGGTGCTCGAATTCGACGAGTATAACGTGCCCGTGCAGCTGGAAGTCGCAAACGGCTGA
- a CDS encoding lipoprotein signal peptidase, producing the protein MKYWKYYLLALLVIVIDQLSKWAVHTYMEPGMAGEISLFGDWGKLHYTLNPGMAFGVELPPPYGKILLTSFRLVAMVGISYYIYKLWQRRAFPGFIACVALILGGAVGNLIDSIFYGIIYDNAPFGVPTPWFHGQVIDMLFVDFPDGFFPISWPLIGGKVIPDFPIFNIADSCIFIGVVLILLNQNKFFAEEQAANHVAQDAEVPRRDAETSEVV; encoded by the coding sequence ATGAAGTACTGGAAATACTACCTGCTGGCGCTGCTGGTCATCGTCATCGACCAACTCTCAAAGTGGGCCGTGCATACCTACATGGAACCCGGCATGGCAGGCGAAATTTCTCTGTTCGGCGACTGGGGCAAGCTGCATTACACCCTAAACCCCGGCATGGCCTTCGGCGTGGAACTGCCGCCACCTTACGGCAAAATCCTGCTGACCAGCTTCCGTCTGGTGGCTATGGTGGGCATCAGCTATTACATCTATAAGCTCTGGCAACGGCGGGCTTTCCCCGGCTTCATTGCCTGCGTAGCCCTTATTCTGGGCGGGGCTGTCGGCAACCTGATTGACTCCATTTTCTACGGTATCATCTACGACAACGCCCCATTTGGCGTGCCCACGCCCTGGTTTCACGGTCAGGTTATCGACATGCTGTTTGTCGACTTCCCCGACGGCTTTTTCCCCATTTCCTGGCCGCTGATAGGAGGGAAGGTCATTCCGGACTTCCCCATCTTCAACATCGCCGACTCCTGCATCTTCATCGGCGTGGTACTGATTCTACTCAACCAGAACAAGTTTTTCGCCGAGGAGCAAGCCGCAAACCACGTTGCCCAGGACGCCGAAGTGCCCCGCCGCGACGCGGAAACCTCGGAAGTAGTGTAA
- a CDS encoding aldo/keto reductase — MQYRKLGKTDFSVSEISLGTWQVGGKWGDPFSHENADQILNAAVDSGINFIDTADVYGDGESEKAVGRLVRSRSEQIYVATKCGRQLQPHTNEAYQPEVLRKFVEQSLRNMQLDTIDLIQLHCPPTEVYYRPEIFEVFDRLKEEGKIRHLGVSVEKVEEGLKALTFPNVCSIQLIFNMFRQRPQELLFAEAKRHNVGLIVRVPLASGLLTGKFSRDTTFSADDHRQFNREGAAFDKGETFSGVDYEVGLEAVEALKKVFPDQPNLAPVALRWVLMFDEVSCVIPGASKPSQLESNLRAAELPTITEEQMQQVRAIYDERIRPLVHYTW, encoded by the coding sequence ATGCAGTACCGCAAACTAGGCAAAACCGATTTTTCCGTTTCCGAAATCAGCCTGGGCACCTGGCAGGTCGGGGGCAAATGGGGGGACCCGTTCAGCCACGAAAACGCCGACCAGATCCTGAACGCCGCCGTGGATAGCGGCATCAACTTCATTGACACGGCCGATGTGTACGGCGACGGGGAAAGCGAAAAAGCTGTAGGCCGACTCGTGCGCAGCCGCTCTGAGCAAATTTACGTGGCTACTAAGTGCGGCCGGCAGCTGCAGCCCCACACCAACGAAGCCTATCAGCCCGAAGTGCTGCGCAAGTTCGTGGAGCAGAGCCTGCGCAATATGCAGCTCGACACCATTGACCTGATTCAGCTCCACTGCCCTCCTACTGAGGTCTATTACCGCCCCGAAATCTTCGAGGTTTTTGACCGGCTCAAGGAGGAAGGCAAGATCCGGCACCTGGGCGTGAGCGTGGAAAAGGTGGAAGAAGGACTCAAGGCGCTGACCTTCCCCAACGTGTGCTCCATCCAGCTTATCTTCAACATGTTTCGGCAGCGGCCTCAGGAGCTGCTCTTTGCTGAGGCCAAGCGCCACAACGTGGGCCTGATTGTGCGGGTGCCCCTGGCCAGCGGCCTGCTCACCGGCAAGTTTTCCCGCGACACCACCTTCTCAGCCGACGACCACCGCCAATTCAACCGGGAAGGGGCCGCCTTCGACAAGGGCGAAACCTTCTCGGGCGTCGACTACGAAGTGGGTCTGGAGGCCGTAGAAGCGCTTAAAAAGGTATTTCCTGACCAACCTAACCTGGCGCCCGTAGCCCTGCGCTGGGTCCTGATGTTTGACGAAGTGAGCTGCGTAATTCCCGGTGCCTCCAAGCCCAGCCAATTGGAGTCGAACCTGCGAGCCGCCGAGTTGCCCACCATTACCGAGGAGCAAATGCAGCAGGTACGCGCCATCTACGACGAGCGGATCCGGCCGCTGGTGCATTATACGTGGTAA
- a CDS encoding ABC transporter ATP-binding protein, which translates to MPEPILSVRNLTIDFRSHRGDVRAVQDVSFDLHRGETVAIVGESGSGKSVTSLALMGLIPMPPGRIASGTAQFHSEALGEVDLLQLSDQQLQKVRGNDISMIFQEPMTSLNPVYTCGSQVVEALRLHTTLSQKEAEARTVELFTMAQLPRPEKIFSSYPHEISGGQKQRVMIAMAMACNPAILIADEPTTALDVTVQARMLQLIDELRRLHNTAVLFITHDLGVVAEIADRILVMYRGRVVEQGSVLDIFTNPQHPYTKGLLACRPKLSVGKERLPVVADFMTEDAEGNLVEKLTRSTPESSTIAVTATSDNISLETAKTFPVEQNEAVLAAETKGEVLDKELAAQASNSASAISFDPLLRVENLNVHFPIRKGFFNRKPEFVRAVDGVSFDIFRGETVGLVGESGCGKTTLGRALLRLVEPTAGRILFEETDLAKLPTGELRKRRKEFQMVFQDPYAALNPMLTVGEAILEPMRVHNVGGTRQQQKDRVLELLRTVGLKDEHYLRYPHEFSGGQRQRICIARALALQPKCIVCDESVSALDVSVQAQVLNLLNQLKRDFGITYLFITHDLSVARFMSDRLLVMSQGRIVESGPAADVYANPQHDYTKQLLAAIPKDEPSDIRAAVARRAVAV; encoded by the coding sequence GTGCCTGAACCCATTTTATCCGTCCGCAACCTGACTATCGACTTCCGTTCCCACCGCGGCGACGTGCGGGCCGTGCAGGACGTGTCCTTCGACCTGCACCGGGGCGAAACCGTGGCCATTGTGGGCGAATCCGGCTCGGGCAAGTCGGTAACCTCTCTGGCTTTGATGGGACTGATTCCAATGCCGCCCGGCCGCATTGCCTCCGGCACGGCGCAGTTTCACTCCGAAGCTTTGGGTGAAGTTGATTTGCTGCAGCTCTCGGATCAGCAACTACAGAAAGTACGGGGCAACGACATCAGCATGATTTTCCAGGAGCCGATGACGTCCCTAAACCCGGTTTACACTTGTGGGAGCCAGGTGGTGGAGGCTCTGCGCCTGCATACCACGCTCAGCCAAAAAGAAGCCGAGGCCCGCACCGTGGAGCTGTTCACCATGGCCCAGCTGCCGCGACCCGAGAAAATCTTCAGCAGCTACCCCCACGAAATCAGCGGGGGCCAGAAGCAGCGCGTGATGATAGCCATGGCCATGGCCTGCAACCCCGCCATCCTCATTGCCGACGAACCCACCACCGCCCTCGACGTGACCGTGCAGGCCCGCATGCTGCAGCTCATCGACGAGCTGCGGCGGCTGCACAACACGGCCGTGCTCTTCATCACCCACGACCTGGGCGTAGTAGCCGAAATTGCCGACCGGATTCTGGTCATGTACCGCGGCCGGGTAGTGGAGCAGGGCTCGGTGCTCGACATCTTCACCAACCCCCAGCACCCCTACACCAAGGGCCTGCTGGCTTGCCGGCCCAAGCTGTCGGTAGGGAAGGAGCGTCTGCCCGTCGTGGCCGATTTCATGACCGAGGACGCCGAGGGCAACCTCGTGGAAAAACTCACGCGTTCCACGCCCGAAAGCTCCACAATTGCCGTAACTGCTACCTCTGATAACATTTCTCTTGAAACCGCCAAAACGTTCCCCGTGGAACAAAATGAGGCGGTTTTAGCTGCCGAAACAAAAGGAGAGGTGCTCGATAAAGAGCTGGCCGCTCAGGCTTCAAACTCAGCTTCAGCTATCAGTTTCGACCCGCTCTTACGCGTTGAAAACCTGAACGTCCACTTTCCCATCCGCAAGGGCTTCTTCAACCGCAAGCCGGAGTTCGTGCGGGCCGTGGATGGGGTAAGCTTCGACATCTTCCGGGGCGAAACCGTAGGCCTGGTAGGCGAGTCGGGCTGCGGCAAGACCACGCTGGGTCGGGCCCTGTTGCGGCTGGTGGAACCAACGGCGGGCCGCATCCTGTTTGAAGAGACGGATCTGGCCAAACTGCCCACCGGCGAGCTGCGCAAACGGCGCAAGGAGTTTCAGATGGTGTTTCAGGATCCTTACGCCGCCCTGAACCCCATGCTGACCGTAGGCGAGGCCATCCTGGAGCCGATGCGGGTACACAACGTGGGCGGCACCAGGCAGCAGCAAAAGGACCGGGTGCTAGAGTTGCTGCGCACCGTGGGCCTGAAGGACGAGCACTACTTGCGTTACCCACACGAATTCTCGGGCGGCCAACGCCAGCGGATTTGCATTGCCCGGGCTCTGGCTCTACAACCTAAGTGCATCGTCTGCGACGAGTCGGTTTCGGCCCTCGACGTGTCGGTGCAGGCCCAGGTGCTGAACTTGCTCAACCAGCTCAAGCGCGACTTCGGTATCACCTACCTTTTCATCACCCACGACCTGTCGGTGGCCCGCTTCATGTCCGACCGGCTGCTGGTCATGAGCCAGGGCCGGATTGTGGAAAGCGGCCCGGCCGCCGACGTCTACGCCAACCCCCAGCACGACTATACCAAGCAGCTGTTGGCCGCCATTCCCAAAGACGAGCCCAGCGACATTCGCGCTGCCGTAGCCCGCCGGGCTGTGGCAGTGTAG
- a CDS encoding ATP-grasp domain-containing protein, giving the protein MQIIYPSLPYQPATVDPLWVPEYAWARAHGFDVALFDIETDKLLPRLSGAAPALYRGWMLSAAEYEQLAHRTPLLVSPAEYLASHQASGWYEAIRDFTFTSSFQPAAQMPAFSAGQRYFVKGLVKSFGPDSVVATAEQWHALAKKHELSSTDVLFVRKFTEVLTDSERRFFVVDGKAYGALGTKLPVELKPVLPLLAPRKFYSLDIAQTAAGRNVVVEVGDGQVSDLKEWSLADFGPTVLRALSAV; this is encoded by the coding sequence ATGCAAATTATTTACCCCTCCTTACCCTATCAGCCGGCTACCGTAGACCCACTGTGGGTGCCCGAGTATGCCTGGGCCCGTGCCCATGGTTTTGACGTAGCCTTGTTCGATATCGAAACCGATAAGCTCCTGCCGCGCCTTTCCGGTGCTGCCCCGGCTCTGTATCGGGGGTGGATGTTGTCGGCAGCCGAGTATGAGCAACTGGCTCACCGCACGCCGCTCTTAGTAAGCCCAGCCGAATACCTGGCGTCCCACCAGGCCTCGGGCTGGTACGAAGCCATTCGCGACTTCACCTTTACCAGCTCCTTCCAACCCGCCGCGCAAATGCCGGCCTTCTCCGCTGGGCAGCGCTACTTCGTGAAAGGCCTGGTGAAATCCTTCGGACCCGATTCGGTTGTCGCTACTGCCGAGCAGTGGCATGCGTTGGCTAAAAAGCACGAATTATCCTCCACCGATGTTCTGTTCGTGCGGAAGTTCACCGAGGTGCTGACGGACTCTGAGCGGCGGTTCTTTGTGGTGGACGGTAAGGCCTACGGCGCGCTGGGTACTAAACTGCCGGTCGAGCTGAAGCCGGTCTTGCCATTGCTGGCTCCGCGAAAATTTTACAGCTTGGATATAGCACAAACTGCGGCTGGTAGGAACGTAGTGGTAGAAGTAGGCGACGGGCAAGTGTCTGACCTCAAGGAATGGAGCCTGGCTGATTTTGGCCCGACCGTTCTGCGGGCTTTATCGGCGGTGTAG
- the rnr gene encoding ribonuclease R produces MKKKEETEAPRASAKASRAPKAAPAPVTKSLVYRIFADNPGKVFSYRQLSRRLGVTTKEQREDVFIHLKTLRNSGQLTHLQNDDYRLSDPEAQKVQPLAADRPDHGKNFVKGGRPVETEFGNDPIVRRRRTQGFDEPGDGQTTAKPQYRDRGYEGTDTITGTVALATSQYAFIISEESETDVRVFTDKLKFAMQGDTVRIRLRGQRDGRPVGDVVEVVNRVKTEIVGQLKVQGGFGFVSPDHRKLYFDVFVPFEALHGANDGEKVLVRITEWPEDSTRQPVGEIVRSFGPAGQNEAEINAIMAEFGLPFEFPADVEEESEAIPDVIPQEEIAKRRDFRPILTFTIDPADAKDFDDALSLQKLENGHWEVGVHIADVTHYVTPGTMLEKEAKHRATSVYLVDRVIPMLPERLSNGVCSLRPHEDKLTFSAVFEFDEKGKLYDSWFGKTIIHSDRRFSYEEAQERIETKEGDYAEEINLLNDMAKKICAERFRKGAISFETQEVKFRLDGNGKPLGVYVKERKDAHKLIEEFMLMANRKVAEFVYKLKKTKPRFTMVYRTHDAPDADRLQNFALFAQKFGHTLDLTNPKKLSTELNDLSTEVIGRPEQNVIQTLAVRTMSKAKYTTEPMGHFGLAFEHYSHFTSPIRRYPDMMAHRLLEHYLQGGKNVKVEPVEEECKHSSEREKLAANAERASIKYKQVEFMADVIGEQFKGVVSGLTEWGLYVEIEENKCEGMIRLSDLPGDFYELDKDNYRLIGQRNKKIIQFGDEIQVVVKAANLLDRTIDFEVVDNRPDYVKDREQEERRNSRSSRGGDRSDRGPRGEKPGGGRGGKGGGRPGGSSRSGGGDKRRR; encoded by the coding sequence ATGAAGAAAAAAGAAGAAACCGAGGCTCCCCGCGCTTCCGCGAAAGCCTCCCGCGCGCCCAAAGCCGCGCCTGCCCCAGTAACGAAAAGCCTGGTGTACCGCATTTTTGCTGATAACCCCGGCAAAGTATTTTCCTACCGCCAACTCTCCCGCCGCCTTGGCGTGACCACTAAGGAGCAGCGCGAAGACGTGTTTATTCACCTCAAAACCCTGCGCAACTCCGGCCAGCTGACCCACCTCCAAAACGACGACTACCGCCTCTCCGATCCCGAAGCCCAGAAGGTCCAGCCCCTGGCTGCTGACCGGCCGGACCATGGGAAAAACTTCGTGAAGGGCGGCCGCCCCGTGGAAACTGAATTCGGCAACGACCCCATCGTGCGCCGCCGCCGCACCCAGGGCTTCGACGAGCCCGGCGACGGTCAAACGACCGCCAAACCCCAGTACCGTGACCGGGGCTACGAAGGCACTGACACCATTACGGGTACCGTGGCGCTGGCCACGAGCCAGTACGCTTTCATCATCAGTGAGGAGAGTGAAACCGACGTGCGCGTGTTCACCGACAAGCTCAAGTTTGCCATGCAGGGCGACACCGTTCGCATCCGCCTGCGCGGGCAGCGCGATGGCCGTCCTGTGGGCGACGTGGTAGAAGTGGTGAACCGGGTGAAAACCGAAATCGTGGGCCAGCTCAAAGTGCAGGGCGGCTTCGGCTTCGTCTCGCCCGACCACCGCAAGCTCTACTTCGACGTGTTCGTGCCCTTCGAGGCTTTGCACGGTGCCAACGACGGCGAGAAGGTGCTGGTTCGCATCACCGAATGGCCCGAGGACAGCACCCGTCAGCCCGTGGGCGAAATCGTGCGTAGCTTCGGTCCGGCCGGCCAGAACGAGGCGGAGATAAACGCCATCATGGCCGAGTTTGGCCTGCCCTTCGAATTTCCCGCCGACGTGGAGGAAGAGTCTGAAGCTATTCCCGACGTGATACCGCAGGAGGAAATTGCTAAGCGCCGCGACTTCCGCCCCATCCTTACTTTCACCATTGACCCCGCCGATGCCAAGGACTTTGACGACGCGCTGAGCCTACAGAAGCTGGAGAACGGGCACTGGGAAGTAGGCGTCCACATTGCCGACGTGACCCACTACGTGACGCCCGGCACCATGCTGGAAAAGGAAGCCAAGCACCGCGCCACCTCGGTCTACCTCGTCGACCGGGTGATTCCGATGCTGCCCGAGCGGCTGTCGAACGGCGTCTGCTCCCTGCGGCCCCACGAAGACAAGCTGACGTTCTCGGCCGTGTTTGAGTTCGACGAAAAAGGCAAGCTCTACGACTCCTGGTTTGGCAAAACCATCATTCACTCTGACCGCCGCTTCTCGTATGAGGAGGCCCAAGAGCGAATCGAGACGAAGGAAGGCGACTACGCTGAGGAGATAAATCTGCTCAACGACATGGCCAAGAAGATCTGCGCCGAGCGGTTCCGCAAGGGCGCCATCAGCTTCGAAACCCAGGAAGTGAAGTTCCGCCTCGACGGGAACGGCAAGCCGCTGGGCGTGTATGTGAAGGAGCGCAAGGATGCCCACAAGCTGATTGAGGAGTTCATGCTCATGGCCAACCGCAAGGTGGCTGAGTTCGTATATAAGCTCAAGAAGACCAAGCCGCGCTTCACGATGGTGTACCGCACCCACGACGCGCCCGACGCCGACCGCCTCCAGAACTTCGCTCTCTTCGCCCAGAAGTTTGGCCACACCCTGGATTTGACCAACCCGAAAAAGCTCAGCACCGAGCTCAACGATTTGTCGACCGAAGTCATTGGTCGGCCCGAGCAGAACGTCATCCAGACCCTGGCCGTGCGCACCATGTCTAAGGCTAAGTATACCACCGAGCCCATGGGCCACTTTGGTCTGGCCTTCGAGCACTATTCGCACTTCACTTCACCCATCCGTCGCTACCCCGACATGATGGCCCACCGCTTGCTGGAGCACTACCTGCAGGGTGGTAAAAACGTGAAGGTGGAGCCCGTGGAAGAAGAGTGCAAGCACTCCTCGGAGCGGGAGAAGCTGGCCGCCAATGCCGAGCGCGCCAGCATCAAGTACAAGCAGGTCGAGTTCATGGCTGACGTGATTGGCGAGCAGTTCAAGGGCGTCGTCTCGGGCCTGACCGAGTGGGGGCTCTATGTCGAAATCGAAGAGAACAAGTGCGAAGGCATGATCCGCCTGAGCGACCTGCCCGGCGACTTCTACGAGCTCGACAAGGACAACTACCGTCTCATCGGGCAGCGCAACAAGAAGATCATCCAGTTCGGCGACGAGATTCAGGTAGTGGTGAAAGCCGCCAACTTGCTCGACCGCACCATCGACTTCGAAGTGGTAGACAACCGCCCCGACTACGTCAAAGACCGGGAGCAGGAAGAGCGCCGCAACAGCCGTAGCAGCCGCGGCGGTGACCGTTCCGACCGGGGCCCGCGGGGCGAAAAACCCGGTGGAGGCCGCGGTGGCAAAGGAGGTGGCCGGCCCGGTGGCAGCAGCCGCAGCGGCGGGGGCGACAAGCGCCGGCGCTAG